A region of the Polaribacter sp. L3A8 genome:
TGTTCAGAACCCATAACAATTGCTATTGGTTGATTAAAATTAACATCATATACAGAATCTTCTGTTTTTTCTGTTGCCGCAACTGTTTTAATGTCTGATGCTTGTAATAAGAATAAGGCATCTTTAATGTGATCTACTTTACAAATAGGAATTTTAAAAGCAGCACCAGCTGATGTTTTTATCGTTTCTGCATTTACGGGAGCACTTCCATTTTTCTGAATAATAATTCCGTTTACTCCAGAACATTCTGCAGTTCTAATGATAGCACCAAAATTACGTACATCAGATACTTGATCTAATAGTAAAAACAAAGGTGTTTTACCGCTTTCTACTGTTTTTTCAATCAGTTCTTCTAGATCGTAAAATTCTACAGGTGATATTTGTGCAACAGCTCCTTGGTGATTACTGTTTTTAGATAATCTATCTAATTTTTCAACAGGCACCATGCTTGTAGTAAGGTTATTTGTTTTAATTAATTTATTAAGTTCATAAAACAATTCTCCTCTTAATCCTTTTTGTAAGTATATTTTATTTATTGATGAACCACTTTCTATGGCTTCAATAATTGCTCTAATCCCAAAAATATTGGTTGTTGGTGTTGTTTCTGCTGTCATGCTGCAAAGGTATGTTAAATATTGAAAATATTGGACAAAAAAAAACCACCTCGCAAAGAGGTGGTTTTAACAAAATAATTTATTTAATGTTCATCTTCAGAGAACCCTGTTCTTTTATAACCTACAAGTTTGTATACTGTTCCAGCATCGTCAGAAAATTCTATATCTAAAGAAATTCCATCAGAAGTATTACCACCAGAGGTCGTTGCTGTTCCTTTGCTTATTGTAGCGTTAGTTATATTTATTGTTATTTCATAACCTTCATAATTACTAGCTAAATTAGAACCACCAAAAGTTAATTCATTTGTGTTTACAGGAGTTTTTGCCTTAAATTCCCAAAATGTACCTAAATCTTCAATCCACATTTCTTTTCCATTATCAGCAGCAGTATTATAAGTACTAAGATGATAATAGCTTCCAGTTCCATTAAGTTGTACAAACCAATCTCCAGCCATTTCAACAACAGATGTAGCTCCTGGGTCTGGGTCTCCTCCTTCATCACAAGATGTAAATCCTAGTATCAAAGTTAAGAAAAATGTGATTTTTAATAATTTTATATTTTTCATTTTATATTTTGTTTTAATTAAAATTGAACTTGCTCTAAATGTACTTCAAAAATAAAGTCGCCATCTCTCCAGTCAGTTTTGAAATCAATAGTTTTTGCAGCTGCGTTAACATTAAACTCTAGCATTTCAGCGGCTCCACCAAATGTTTTTACATCAAAGTCTTTATTAGCTATTGAGAAATCATTTGGACCATTTACTTTAATTGTAGCGCCCGGTGCTCCATAAGCAGTACCAAGAACTCTTCCTAACTCGTACCAAGCACCAATACCGTCTGAAATCTGGTAGATACCATCTGATTTTTTCCAAATCATTACATATTTCATATTTTGATATTGATCAGGTGCATCATCGTTTCTTGTAACAGATGAGATGTATAGACCCGAAAGATCATTTACAAGGTCTCCAGAATCAGCAATTATCACAGTTCGTCCTGCAGAAGCCAAAAAACCATCTTGATTCACTGCAGAATAAGAAACAGTATAGATATCTGAAACATCTTTACTAAATGGTAGTCCTCTATAAAGTCCAGCTGATATGGTTGTTGTTACATCCACGGCTGAACCGGCCTCTTCAGCTGTTGCTCCTGGTTCTAAGTATTCTGTGCCATTTTTTAATAAAACTTCCTGGTCTCCTGATAATGTAAAAACAGCAAAGTTTGTGATTCCTGAAATGTTAGCAGAATCATTCTCAACGCAGGCATTAAACATTAAGGCAACGGCTAATATTGTTGTATAAATTGATATTTTTTTCATTTTTATAATATTTAATTAATTAATTAATTAGCCCACCAAACTGGTATTGTAATTTTAACTATTTCTGGAGTATTTACATTTCTTATAACTTCAGAATTTGGAAATTCTAAACGTTGAGGAAATACATTATTTGTTGCACCATTTACAGAATAAGTAAAACCTGTTGGGTATCCAGTTCTGTTGTGTTCAAAAAATGACTCAAATCCATTACCAGGAAATGAAGATATCCATTTTTGCGTTATAATTGCTTCTATTTTTTGTTCAAGTGTACCTGTTGAAGGGTATGCATAAACTCCTCCAGTAGCAATATAAGAAGAACCATCTATTCCCCATTTATTAAAATTGGCTAGTACAGCAGCATCGTATAATGCTTTTGTGTTTGCCTCTGATTTGTATCTTAAATTAGCTTCTGCTTGTAAAAATAAACTTTCTTCCTCACTAATAAAATACACAGGTGTTGTAGGTGCTAATTCTACAACAGAGATACTAACAGGTGAAGCTGTACTACTATAATCTCCTTGTGCTAAAGGAGCACCAGCTCCATAAAATGAATTCAATCTTGGATCTCCGTTATTTGAAAGGTATTCATGCATTGTTGCACTTGCTCTTAGATTTGTTGAAACATTTAACTGTCTTCTATCTGACTCATATAAAGGGTTACTGTTAGATGGTAAATCTACGAAATTATGCATAGAAGCATCTTCTTTAAGAAAATTAGACAAAGTTGCAGCTTCTGAAGCAACACTTGACCTAGCTTTACTTTGTCTAAGAAGTATCTTTAGTTTTAAAGTGTTTGCAAATTGAACCCACTTATCCATATCACCAGCAAAAATAAAATCATCTTTTGCAGGTAAGCTTCCTATTGATGTAGTTAGATCTTTAGATAAAGCAGTATTTATATCTTCAATCATTAAATCATACACTTCTTCACCAGTATTAAACATTGGCGTAAAGTTATTTAAATCATTTGCTTCTGTATATGGTATTTGATCATACCAATCTGCTAAAATTTGAGAAGCATAAGATTCTAAAACTGTAGTTATTAAAAAGTAGTTCCAGTTTTCTTGAGCTAAAGCATTTCTTTTAATATTTCTAATATCACCTAATGCATCATACATATTATGCCAAGGACCATTGAAATTGGTAGAACCAATTTGGTAAGCATCAATTGTTCTATACTGGTTTGCAGCATTACTTTGAGTAAAATATTGTGACCATATACCTCCAATAATCGCTAATTCAGCACCTTGAGCACCAGCAATTCCAGCAATACCTGCAGGTAATTCTGTTGCAAATTCAACTCCCTCAGGTGAAAGTAAATCTGGGTCTCTGTTTATATCTAACTGATCATCACATGATGAGAAAAAGATTAATAAACTTAATAGAGAATAAATTATATTTTTCATTTTTATTGTTTTTAATTGATTAAAAAGATACTTTAAGACTCATACCATAAGCTCTTTGTGCAGGGTTTCCTGCAAACTCACCGAATTCACTCCTTAAATCACTACCATATGTTGATACTTCAGGGTCAACATAAGGATTGTCGTCTGGTGTCCAAAGGGCAAGATTTTTTCCGTAGAATGTTACAGATAATCTTGATACACCAATTGCATCTATTACAGAGTTAGGGAAATTATAAGATAAAGAAAGATCTCTTAATCTACCAAAGGTTTTATCAATAGTATGATTTGTTTCTCCAGCAGGATTACTTCCAGTACCAAAATAATCTGTAACTCCTCCAAAACTTACTGGTGTAGAGTTTTCTGAATAAGTTCCGTCACCATTATCATTAACTGAGTTTGGTATAATAAAAGGATTACGATCGTTGTAAGTTGTAGAAATTGCACTTCCTGTAAAGTTAAGAAGTCTATTTGTATAAGAATACATTACACCACCTTGTTTATAGTCTAGACTAAAAGACAACGTAAAGTTTTTGTATTTAAAGCTGTTTTGTAACCCCATTACAAAGTCTCTTTGAGATGTTCCAAGTTCTTGTTCTTCAGTTCCTAAAACTGCAAATCCAGTACTAGGGTTTACTATAGTTTGACCTGAATCTGTTGTTGCAGCTCCTGCAAATCTAAATACACCCAGTGGTCTACCTATTTCTGCATTAAAAGTTGTACCAAAAGCACTGTTAATGGCTAATCTATCAGATCCTTTTAAATCTGTAACTTTGTTTTTGTTTTTTGTAAAAGTATAAGTCATTTCCCAACTAAAGTCTTCTGTTTTTACAGGGTAACCACTTAATAATAATTCTATACCTTTGTTTGATACATCAGCAAAATTACCAGTTACTTGTGAATAACCTGTAGATCTAGGTAATAATCTATCAATTAACAAGTCTTTTGTTTGTTTGTCATAGTAAGCTGCATCTACTGTTATTCTATTATTAAAGAACCTTCCTTCTAACCCAACTTCATATTCAGTTGTTATTTCTGGTAAAAGAGAGTTGTTACCTAATTGCCCTGCTAATTCGAATGAATTTACACCATCTATTGGAAATGTAATATTACCAAAATAAGCACCAGCATTAGCTTTCACCAAAGTTGATTCTGTATTGTATGGGTCTGTGTCATTAGCAACTTGCGCAAAACCTCCTCTTAATTTTAGAAAAGATTCAGTATCATCCATAACAATACCACTTAAAGAAACCGATGGGTAAAAATATGAGTTGTTCTCTACAGGAAGAGTAGATGACCAATCGTTTCTTGCTGTTGCAGTTAAAAATAAACGATTTTTATAGGATGCAGTTGCAGATGCAAAAACTCCATAAGTTCTTCGTAATGTATTGTTTTGAGTAATTACTGGAGGAACAGCGCTATTACTTAATTCATAATAATTTGGAATATCTAATATTGAAATTGATGCTCCAAGGTAATCAGTTGATCTTTGATTAAAAGTAGCACCAAGTGTAGCGGCAATATTTAAATCGTCGTTTATATCATTATCATAATTAATAACTCCATAAGTATCGTATTCAATTCTCTCTACTTGAGATTCAGAAACACCACCAACAACTTCATTTACAGCTAAAAGATCCTGAGCAGACCCATCAGAATATTTTACCACTGCACCATTGCTTTTTACTTTTTGATTTGTTAAATCCATACTCATTTGCCAGGTAGCAGTTAATTTTGGTGCTAATTTATATGAAAGATTTACATTACCAAAAACCCTGTTACTTTTTATCTTTGTTGAATTTTCATTTAAAGACCAATAGGGATTTTGTGCATACGGAGTATAAAACCAATCATTTGTGTTAAAAATATTACTTTGATCTTCCATATCAACGATACTTATATCTCTTGGTACCTGAAGTAATTCTTGCATAAATATTTTTCCTTGACCAGCGTCATCTCCCTGCCCTGTATTTGTAGCATTTTGTGCTTTTTTTATAAAGTTAATAGTAGTACGGATTTTAAATTTCTCGTTTCCTACACCTCCATTAAAACTCAATGCTTTTCTTTTGTATGAGTCTGCGTCAGTAGGTATTACCCCATCACTATCTGTATCTGTAAAGCCTAAAGAAAAATCTGAATTTGCTCCACCACCGCTAACACGAATAGAGTTAGTATATGTTTCTCCAATATTGTAAACATCTTTTACATTATTAGGTAAAGCAGAATAAGGTTTTAATTGTTGAGAATTATTTACAATTTGCCCCCAAACTCTTACTTTGTTATCATAGGCAGGTCCCCAAGACCCATTTTCATTAGAAGCACCACTTCCACCTGTCGGTAATCCTGATGCATTAGAGCCATTCCAACCTTGACCAAAAGAATCCTGTAAATGCGGGATTCTTGAAACCTCAGCAAATTCCATAGAACTATTGATGTCAACTTTTACTTTTGAATTTGTTTTACCTCTTTTTGTAGTAATAAGAATTACACCTGTAGAACCTCTAGATCCATAAAGAGCAGTAGCAGAAGATCCTTTTAAAACGTTTATTGACGCGATGTTATTTGGGTCTATATCATTTATACCTGTACCACCGTCAAAAGATCTATCTGTAGAAGTAGAACCATTGGCAGAGTTATTGATAGGAGAACCATCAACAATATACAAAGGCGCATTTGAACCTTTAATAGTACTAAAACCACGAATTATCACTTTTGTAGAAGAACCAGGTTGTGATGGAGAAGTAATATCAACACCTGCTATTTTTCCAGATAAAGATTCAAAAGGGTTGTTTGTTGTTACTTTAGTTAATTCTTCAGCGCTAATAATTGTAGCTGCATAACCCGTAGATCTTTTTTGTCGTTTTTGACCAAAAGCTGTAACAACAATCTCGTCTAAAACACTTTCGTCTTCTTCAAGTATTATGTTAATAGTACTTGATGAATTAACTGATTTAGTTATTGTTTTGTAACCTATATAGCTAAAACTTAAGACATCGCCTTGTTTTACACTAATAGAGAACTTTCCATTAAAATCAGTTTGAGTTCCATTTTTCGTGCCTTTAATAGCTACACTTACTCCAGGTAGTGTACCAGATGAATCTGACACCGTCCCAGAAACTTTTTTTTCTTGTGCAAAAGATATTTGCATCAGAAACGCTAATAGTAGCGTTAAAAATCCTTTAAACTTTGTTTTCATTATTGAATATATTTGAATTAATTGGTTCAAATATCATGCTTTATTATTAAATAAGCAATTAAATTTGTTAAAAAAGGTTAAAAAGTGTTAACTAAACATAATTACTTGTGGATGCTTAAAAGTAGTTTTTCCAGTTGATTATCAGTTTAACGCTTTTAAAATCAATGTTTTGTTTGTTTATTTTGCCTACAGCAAGGCTAAGGTTAATTTGTGAAGTATTTGTGTTGAATAAATAACCTAGCCCTAGACCCAAAAGATTTTCATTTTTTGAGTTTATATTTATTTTTCCTATATCTAGCAAAGTGTATAAATATGATTTCTCTGAAGTTAAATATCGATATTCTATATTAAAGAAAGTATAGTTTTTTGTAAGTATGCTTTGTTCGTTAAATCCTCTGATACTATTTGCGCCTCCAATTCTAAAAAGTTCATTATTTATATAGAAGTTAGAATTTAGGTATCCAATTTTATTTTTGATGTAAATGCTGGTTCGTAAATTTAAATCCCATAGATATGAAATTGTAGATTCAAATTTAAATTGATTGTTAGATTTTTCACTTACCTTCCTTTGACCAAAACTTGGGTTAATTTCTAAATAAAATTTATTGTTAAAAAAAACATCGTTTTTAGGAATACTATATTTTAGTTGTAATCCTAAAAAATAATTGTCATAACTTTCAATATTATTGGTTAAATTCTCTACTAGTTTTTCTGAGGTTTCAGAATTATAAGTTAAGGCTAGTTTTATTTTATTGTTAATGTGATAAGAAATTTTTGTGTCAAATTTTGAGCTTAAGAAACTAGAATCTTGTTTGTATATAAGGAAAGATAGTTCTGGGCTAAATTTTAAATTGAATATATATGGTATTTCTGTAGATAATTTTAATTCTTGTCTTTCTTCTCCTATGCTGTTCCAATAAAGACCAAATCTTTCACCGCTATTAAGTATGTTGTTTAATTTTAGATCTATATTTCCATTAAATAAAACATCTCCGTTATCTTTAGATGCAAAACTCACAATCCCGTCAAAACTATTATTTACTTGTTTTTTTAAATACATATATAATAAGGTGGAGTCTTTTGTGAATAAAACTTCAGTAGGTTTTATTTCTGATACAAATGGTATGCCTTTGGTTGCTATAGATATGTCTTTAATTTTTTGTTGGTTAAAAAGAGTGTTTTGTTTTAAATTAAAATAATTTTTTAAATATGATTTAGGGAAATTTTCATAACCTTTTACTTTTACTTGATTGATGATTCTTTTGTTAGAAGGATTGATATTTAAATCAGCAAATAAAGTTTTGTCTTTAATTACTATATTTTGAAGCTGAACTTTAGAAAATGATTTACCTTCATCATCTAATGTTTTAGAAATTTTTAATAAACTAGTAGATAGTTTTTCAATAGGGATAGAAATAGTATTCCCTTTTAAATTTGACTTTTCGAAATAAATTTTAGAAACGGAGTTTAATTTAATTACTGCCACATCTATTTTGTTGTTTAAATTATAAAAAACAATGTAATCTTTTTTTAAATTGACAATACTATCAATTGTATTTGTAAAATAACCAGATTTTTTCAAGTACTCAGAAACTCTATCGATTTCTAAATTTAGAGTTTTGATTTTTTTGTGTTTCTTCTGATAATCTATTTTTTCTAAAGCAATTATTTCTAATTTATCTTTAGACGTAATTTTTAAAGTGAAACCTTGTGCATATATTCCTTTAAAAGAAAATAAGATAAATAGAATTATTAAGTAAAGATTCTTTTTTTTGTTCAAAATTGATATAATAGGTGTGTCAAATGTAAAAGAAAATCATAAAATTTAATCAAAAAATAAAGATTAAGAAAAAATAACTTGCTGATACTTGAATAATTAGAAAATAATTGTACATTTGCGGACTCTTAAAAAAGAGTAAAGGTTTAATTATAAACGAAAAACAGTAATAATTTAGTATGCCAACTATTCAACAATTAGTTCGTAAAGGAAGAACCAAAATAACTAAGAAGAGTAAATCGGCTGCTTTGTCGTCTTGTCCTCAAAGACGTGGAGTTTGTACTCGTGTTTATACTACAACACCAAAGAAACCTAATTCAGCAATGCGTAAAGTTGCCAGAGTTAGATTGACAAATGGTAATGAGATAAACGCATACATTCCAGGTGAAGGACATAACTTACAGGAGCACTCGATAGTATTAGTTAGAGGTGGAAGGGTAAAAGATTTACCAGGTGTTAAATATCACGTAGTACGTGGTGCATTAGATACAGCAGGTGTTGAGGGGAGAACCCAGAGACGTTCAAAGTATGGTGCAAAACGCCCAAAGAAGTAAGAGTTACAAGTTAGAGGTTGTGAGCTTTTAAGGTTAATGTTTCTGTGTTTAAGGGGTTTTCTTAAATGTCGGGTTTTAAGCTTATGGTTAATAACTGAAGGTTAGTAACAAATTAATTAACTTTTTTAATGTAAAAGACATGAGAAAAAGAGCAGCAAAAAAAAGAGTCTTATTACCGGATCCAAAATTTAACGATCAGTTAGTAACGCGTTTTGTGAATAACTTAATGTGGAGCGGTAAGAAGTCTGTAGCGTTTAAAGTGTTCTATGACGCTTTAGAGTTAGTAGAAGAAAGAAAAGGAGAAGACGAAGAGAAATCGGCTTTAGAGATTTGGAAAGATGGTTTGTCAAATGTAATGCCTCACGTAGAAGTAAGATCTCGTCGTGTTGGTGGTGCAACATTCCAAATACCAATGCAAATTAGACCAGACCGTAAGGTGTCTATGGCTATTAAATGGATGATTTTGTATACTCGTAAGAGAAACGAAAAAACTATGGCACAGCGTTTAGCTGCTGAGATTTTAGCTGCGGCTAAAGAAGAAGGAGCTGCAGTTAAAAAACGTACTGACACACATAAGATGGCAGAAGCAAATAAAGCATTCTCACACTTCAGATTTTAATAGAAATGGCTAGAGATTTAAAATATACAAGAAATATTGGTATTGCAGCGCATATTGATGCTGGTAAAACCACAACTACTGAACGTGTATTGTTTTATACAGGTGTTTCTCACAAGATTGGTGAGGTGCATGATGGAGCAGCTACGATGGACTGGATGGAGCAAGAGCAAGAAAGAGGTATTACAATTACTTCTGCTGCAACTACTTGTACTTGGCAATTTCCAAAAGAAAATGCTGAAGTTCTTCCAGAGACTAAAGATTACCATTTTAATATTATTGATACTCCAGGTCACGTTGATTTTACTGTAGAAGTAAATAGATCATTACGTGTTTTGGATGGTTTAGTTTTCTTATTTTCTGCAGTTGATGGTGTTGAGCCTCAATCGGAAACTAACTGGAGACTTGCTGATAACTATAAAGTGCCTCGTATCGGATTTGTTAATAAAATGGACCGTCAAGGATCTGATTTTATGATGGTTTGTGGTCAGGTAAAAACAATGTTAGGTTCTAATGCAGTGCCAATTGTTTTAAATATTGGTGATGAAGAGAACTTTAAAGGTATTGTAGATCTAGTTAAAAATAGAGCTATTATATGGCATGAAGAAGGAATGGGAGCAACATTTGATGTTGTTGATATTCCTGAAGATTTAAAAGAAGAAGCTAAATTATTACGTGCTAATCTTATTGAAGAAGTAGCAAGTTATGATGAGAATCTTTTAGAGAAATTTATGGAAGATGAGAATTCTATTACAGAAGATGAAGTGCATGCTGCACTTAGAGCTGCTGTTATGGATATGGCTATCATTCCTATGATTTGTGGTTCTGCGTTTAAAAACAAAGGTGTTCAGTTTCTTTTAGATGCTGTATGTCGTTACTTGCCTTCTCCGATGGATAAGGAAGGTATTGTTGGAATAAATCCAGATACTGAAGAAAAAGAATTACGTAAGCCAAATGTAGATGAACCTTTTGCTGCTTTAGCATTTAAAATTGCTACGGACCCTTTTGTTGGTCGTTTAGCATTTTTTAGAGCATATTCTGGTCGTTTAGATGCAGGTTCTTATGTTTTAAATAACCGTTCAGGTAAAAAGGAACGTATTTCTCGTATTTATCAAATGCATGCGAATAAGCAAAATGCAATTGATTATATTGAAGCTGGAGATATTGGTGCTGCTGTAGGTTTTAAATCTATTAAAACAGGAGATACTTTAACTGCTGAAAAATTCCCTCTTGTATTAGAGTCTATGGATTTTCCAGACCCAGTAATTGGTATAGCTGTAGAGCCTAAAACAAAAGCAGATGTAGATAAATTAGGTATCGGACTTGCTAAGTTAGCAGAAGAAGATCCTACTTTTACAGTGCGTTCAGATGAAGCTTCAGGACAGACTATTATTTCTGGAATGGGAGAGTTACATTTAGATGTACTTGTAGATCGTTTAAAACGTGAGTTTAAGGTTGAAGTTAATCAAGGACAACCTCAGGTAGAATATAAAGAAGCAATCACTGCTGTAACTGATCATAGAGAAGTTTATAAAAAGCAATCTGGTGGTCGTGGTAAATTTGCTGATATTGCATTTACTATTGGACCAGCTGATGAAGGTGTTCAAGGTTTACAATTCGATTCTGTAATTAAAGGTGGTAATGTTCCTAGAGAATTTGTTCCTTCTGTAGAGAAAGGTTTCAGAGAAGCTATGAAGAATGGTCCTTTAGCAGGTTACGAAATGGATTCAATGAAAGTTACTTTAAGAGATGGATCTTTCCACGCAGTGGATTCTGATGCATTATCTTTTGAGTTAGCTGCAAGAATGGGGTATAAAGCTTCTGCAAAATCTGCAAAAGCAAAAATCATGGAACCTTTAATGAAGGTTGAAGTGTTAACTCCTGAAGCTAACATGGGTGATATCGTTGGAGATTTAAATAGAAGAAGAGGTCAGGTTAATGACATGAGTGATCGTGCTGGATCTAAAGTTGTAAAAGCAATTGTTCCTTTATCTGAGATGTTTGGATATGTAACAGCTTTAAGAACGATGTCTTCTGGTAGAGCAACTTCTACTATGGAATTTTCACACTATGCAGAAACTCCTTCAAATGTATCTGAAGAAGTAATCGCAAAATCAAAAGGATAATCTACTTAATAATTACAAGATGAGTCAAAAAATTAGAATTAAATTAAAGTCTTACGATTACAATTTAGTAGATAAATCTGCTGAAAAAATCGTAAAGACGGTAAAAAGTACTGGAGCTGTAGTAAACGGACCAATACCATTACCAACACATAAAAAGATTTTTACTGTATTACGTTCTCCACACGTAAACAAAAAATCTAGAGAGCAATTTCAATTAGCTTCATACAAAAGATTGTTAGATATCTATAGTTCTTCTTCGAAAACTATTGATGCTTTAATGAAACTTGAGTTGCCAAGCGGTGTAGAAGTTGAGATCAAAGTATAAGTAAATATTAACTTTCGGTTTAATTTTGTTAAACCGAAAGTTTTTTATACTTTTGCAATCCGATTTATAGTCGGAACACTATTTTTTGAGTAAAATTGAAAAATGGTAACATGTCCAGAGCGTTTCGCGAAGGAAAAACGGAAAAAACAAAATCAGCGTTGAATTTGTTTGCGCTGTTTTTTTTGGTTGAAACTTAAAGGACGAGAATGAAACAATTGTTTCGAAAAAATAATTATTAATAGACGCGCTGGATAAATATCTATCGTCTAAAATTTTAACTAAATGTCTGGGTTAATAGGAAGAAAGATTGGAATGACCAGCTTATTTGATGAAAACGGGAAGAATATTCCTTGTACAGTAATCGAAGCAGGTCCTTGCGTAGTTACCCAAGTCAGAACCGAAGAGGTTGACGGGTACACTGCGTTGCAACTTGGTTTCGATGACAAAAAGGCGAAGAGTTCTAACAAAGCGTTAGACGGTCACTTTAAAAAAGCTGGCACCACTGCTAAAAGAAAAGTCGTTGAATTTCAAGGGTTTGAAGAAGAGTATAAATTAGGAGATTCTATCACAGTATCTCACTTTGAAGAAGGTGAGTTTGTTGATGTGTCTGGAGTTTCAAAAGGAAAGGGTTTCCAAGGTGTTGTAAAGCGTCATGGGTTTGCTGGTGTAGGTCAAGCTACTCACGGTCAGCATAACCGTTTAAGAGCTCCGGGTTCTATTGGTGCTGCATCTTATCCTGCAAGAGTGTTCAAAGGAATGCGTATGGCAGGTAGAATGGGTGGAGATAAAGTGAAAGTTCAAAACTTAAAAGTATTAAAAGTAGTTGCTGAAAAGAACTTACTTGTTGTTAAAGGAGCAATTCCTGGACACAAAAATGCTTTTGTAACTATTCAGAAATAATGAAAGTAGCTGTTTTAGATATTACAGGAAAAGATACAGGTAGACAAGTTGAACTTTCTAGCGATGTATTTGGTATTGAGCCTAATAATCATGCTATTTATTTAGATGTTAAGCAATACTTGGCGAATCAACGTCAAGGAACGCACAAGTCTAAAGAAAGAGCAGAAATTACAGGTTCTACAAGAAAGATAAAAAAACAAAAAGGTACTGGTACTGCAAGAGCAGGTTCTATCAAGTCTGGAGTTTTTAGAGGTGGTGGTCGTATGT
Encoded here:
- the rlmB gene encoding 23S rRNA (guanosine(2251)-2'-O)-methyltransferase RlmB, whose amino-acid sequence is MTAETTPTTNIFGIRAIIEAIESGSSINKIYLQKGLRGELFYELNKLIKTNNLTTSMVPVEKLDRLSKNSNHQGAVAQISPVEFYDLEELIEKTVESGKTPLFLLLDQVSDVRNFGAIIRTAECSGVNGIIIQKNGSAPVNAETIKTSAGAAFKIPICKVDHIKDALFLLQASDIKTVAATEKTEDSVYDVNFNQPIAIVMGSEHRGVNPSILKMVDYKAKLPLLGEIASLNVSVACGVLLYEAVRQRIVVSN
- a CDS encoding lipid-binding protein — translated: MKNIKLLKITFFLTLILGFTSCDEGGDPDPGATSVVEMAGDWFVQLNGTGSYYHLSTYNTAADNGKEMWIEDLGTFWEFKAKTPVNTNELTFGGSNLASNYEGYEITINITNATISKGTATTSGGNTSDGISLDIEFSDDAGTVYKLVGYKRTGFSEDEH
- a CDS encoding BT_2262 family domain-containing protein, which translates into the protein MKKISIYTTILAVALMFNACVENDSANISGITNFAVFTLSGDQEVLLKNGTEYLEPGATAEEAGSAVDVTTTISAGLYRGLPFSKDVSDIYTVSYSAVNQDGFLASAGRTVIIADSGDLVNDLSGLYISSVTRNDDAPDQYQNMKYVMIWKKSDGIYQISDGIGAWYELGRVLGTAYGAPGATIKVNGPNDFSIANKDFDVKTFGGAAEMLEFNVNAAAKTIDFKTDWRDGDFIFEVHLEQVQF
- a CDS encoding SusD/RagB family nutrient-binding outer membrane lipoprotein, with amino-acid sequence MKNIIYSLLSLLIFFSSCDDQLDINRDPDLLSPEGVEFATELPAGIAGIAGAQGAELAIIGGIWSQYFTQSNAANQYRTIDAYQIGSTNFNGPWHNMYDALGDIRNIKRNALAQENWNYFLITTVLESYASQILADWYDQIPYTEANDLNNFTPMFNTGEEVYDLMIEDINTALSKDLTTSIGSLPAKDDFIFAGDMDKWVQFANTLKLKILLRQSKARSSVASEAATLSNFLKEDASMHNFVDLPSNSNPLYESDRRQLNVSTNLRASATMHEYLSNNGDPRLNSFYGAGAPLAQGDYSSTASPVSISVVELAPTTPVYFISEEESLFLQAEANLRYKSEANTKALYDAAVLANFNKWGIDGSSYIATGGVYAYPSTGTLEQKIEAIITQKWISSFPGNGFESFFEHNRTGYPTGFTYSVNGATNNVFPQRLEFPNSEVIRNVNTPEIVKITIPVWWAN
- a CDS encoding SusC/RagA family TonB-linked outer membrane protein; translated protein: MKTKFKGFLTLLLAFLMQISFAQEKKVSGTVSDSSGTLPGVSVAIKGTKNGTQTDFNGKFSISVKQGDVLSFSYIGYKTITKSVNSSSTINIILEEDESVLDEIVVTAFGQKRQKRSTGYAATIISAEELTKVTTNNPFESLSGKIAGVDITSPSQPGSSTKVIIRGFSTIKGSNAPLYIVDGSPINNSANGSTSTDRSFDGGTGINDIDPNNIASINVLKGSSATALYGSRGSTGVILITTKRGKTNSKVKVDINSSMEFAEVSRIPHLQDSFGQGWNGSNASGLPTGGSGASNENGSWGPAYDNKVRVWGQIVNNSQQLKPYSALPNNVKDVYNIGETYTNSIRVSGGGANSDFSLGFTDTDSDGVIPTDADSYKRKALSFNGGVGNEKFKIRTTINFIKKAQNATNTGQGDDAGQGKIFMQELLQVPRDISIVDMEDQSNIFNTNDWFYTPYAQNPYWSLNENSTKIKSNRVFGNVNLSYKLAPKLTATWQMSMDLTNQKVKSNGAVVKYSDGSAQDLLAVNEVVGGVSESQVERIEYDTYGVINYDNDINDDLNIAATLGATFNQRSTDYLGASISILDIPNYYELSNSAVPPVITQNNTLRRTYGVFASATASYKNRLFLTATARNDWSSTLPVENNSYFYPSVSLSGIVMDDTESFLKLRGGFAQVANDTDPYNTESTLVKANAGAYFGNITFPIDGVNSFELAGQLGNNSLLPEITTEYEVGLEGRFFNNRITVDAAYYDKQTKDLLIDRLLPRSTGYSQVTGNFADVSNKGIELLLSGYPVKTEDFSWEMTYTFTKNKNKVTDLKGSDRLAINSAFGTTFNAEIGRPLGVFRFAGAATTDSGQTIVNPSTGFAVLGTEEQELGTSQRDFVMGLQNSFKYKNFTLSFSLDYKQGGVMYSYTNRLLNFTGSAISTTYNDRNPFIIPNSVNDNGDGTYSENSTPVSFGGVTDYFGTGSNPAGETNHTIDKTFGRLRDLSLSYNFPNSVIDAIGVSRLSVTFYGKNLALWTPDDNPYVDPEVSTYGSDLRSEFGEFAGNPAQRAYGMSLKVSF